In one Streptomyces sp. NBC_01288 genomic region, the following are encoded:
- a CDS encoding SGNH/GDSL hydrolase family protein, protein MQPTRRTAIFATTTTALSALVATNPARAEGSSAPPGAHWVNTWTAMPQLTEPANLPPAPFTGTSSVLVDTTLRQTLRITTGGRKLRLRFSNAYGDTPLPLAAVTLALPQDSRAGASAIVPGSDRPVTFAGRRAATVPVGAQLVSDPLDLDLRPASVLTVTTYLATGQPSLALTSHPGSRTTSYLRIGDHTEDQDLLPGATPVDHWYLLSDVEVLAPRATTAVAILGDSLTDGRGSTTNANDRWPDQLYDRLRAHPATAAVAILNQAAGGNRVLNDGLGPNVLARLDRDVLSRSGVTRLIVFEGVNDIGTADATPAAQHRVTEDLLAAYGQIVVRAHAQGIRVYGATLLPFGGNTYDDPAGERESSRRAVNSWTRTAGCFDAVLDFDRAVRDPADPRRLLPSLQIGDWLHLNPTGYGVLAATVPAGLLR, encoded by the coding sequence GTGCAGCCCACGAGACGGACCGCGATCTTCGCCACGACAACAACAGCACTGTCGGCCCTGGTCGCCACCAACCCCGCACGTGCCGAGGGAAGTTCGGCCCCTCCCGGTGCGCACTGGGTGAACACCTGGACGGCGATGCCCCAGCTCACCGAGCCCGCCAACCTGCCACCCGCGCCGTTCACCGGGACCAGTTCGGTCCTCGTCGACACCACCCTGCGCCAGACACTGCGCATCACCACCGGAGGCCGGAAGCTGCGCCTGCGCTTCTCCAACGCCTACGGCGACACCCCGCTCCCGCTCGCCGCCGTGACACTGGCGCTCCCGCAGGACAGCAGGGCGGGAGCGAGCGCGATCGTGCCCGGCAGCGACAGACCGGTCACCTTCGCCGGGCGCAGAGCGGCGACCGTCCCCGTCGGTGCCCAACTGGTCTCCGACCCACTGGACTTGGACCTGCGCCCCGCGTCCGTCCTGACCGTGACGACGTACCTGGCGACGGGCCAGCCCTCGCTCGCGCTCACCTCGCACCCGGGCTCACGCACGACGTCGTACCTCCGCATCGGCGACCACACCGAGGACCAGGACCTGCTGCCCGGGGCGACCCCGGTCGACCACTGGTACCTGCTGAGCGACGTCGAGGTCCTGGCCCCGCGCGCCACCACGGCCGTAGCGATCCTGGGCGACTCGCTCACCGACGGCCGGGGCTCCACGACCAACGCAAACGACCGCTGGCCCGACCAGCTCTACGACCGCCTCCGCGCCCACCCCGCGACCGCCGCCGTAGCGATCCTGAACCAGGCCGCCGGCGGAAACCGCGTCCTCAACGACGGGCTCGGCCCCAACGTGCTCGCCCGCCTCGACCGCGACGTCCTCTCCCGCAGCGGAGTCACCCGCCTCATCGTCTTCGAGGGCGTCAACGACATCGGCACCGCCGACGCGACCCCCGCCGCCCAACACCGGGTCACGGAAGACCTGTTGGCCGCCTACGGCCAGATCGTCGTCCGGGCCCACGCGCAGGGCATCCGCGTCTACGGCGCGACCCTGCTCCCCTTCGGCGGCAACACCTACGACGACCCGGCGGGCGAACGCGAGTCCTCCCGCCGGGCGGTCAACTCCTGGACCCGCACGGCCGGTTGCTTCGACGCGGTCCTCGACTTCGACCGCGCCGTACGCGATCCCGCCGACCCGCGCCGCCTGCTTCCGTCCCTCCAGATCGGCGACTGGCTGCATCTCAATCCGACGGGGTACGGGGTGCTGGCCGCGACGGTCCCCGCCGGGCTGCTGCGCTGA
- a CDS encoding nucleobase:cation symporter-2 family protein: protein MATTTPVHPVDEVPPVRQLAAFGLQHVLAMYAGAVAVPLIVGGAMKLSAADLAYLITADLLVCGIATLIQCIGFWRFGVRLPIMQGCTFAAVSPMVLIGTTGGGLPAIYGSVIIAGLAIALLAPVFGRLLRFFPPLVTGTVILIIGLSLLPAAGNWAAGGQGSKDFGEPKNIALAAFVLAVVLGVQRFAPAFLSRIAVLIGMAVGLVAAVVFGFTDFSGVGDADWVGISTPFHFGTPTFHASAIVSMLVVALVTMTETTGDLIAVGEMTDRKIEPRSLADGLRADGLSTVLGGIFNTFPYTAYAQNVGLVGMTRVRSRWVVAVAGGILVVLGLLPKLGAVVAAIPAPVLGGAGLVMFGTVAASGLRTLTQVDFKDNHNLTVVAVSVAVGVLPVGVPTIYAQFPDWFQTVMNSGISAGCLTAIVLNLLFNHLPARGSSPATSTETPAGAVAEEPVV, encoded by the coding sequence ATGGCCACGACCACACCCGTGCATCCCGTCGACGAGGTCCCACCCGTCCGGCAACTGGCCGCCTTCGGGCTCCAGCACGTGCTCGCGATGTACGCGGGCGCGGTCGCGGTGCCGCTGATCGTGGGCGGGGCGATGAAGCTGTCGGCCGCCGATCTGGCGTATCTGATCACCGCGGACCTGCTGGTGTGCGGGATAGCGACGCTCATCCAGTGCATAGGTTTCTGGCGGTTCGGCGTGCGGCTGCCGATCATGCAGGGCTGCACGTTCGCCGCGGTGTCGCCGATGGTGCTGATCGGCACGACGGGCGGCGGACTCCCCGCGATCTACGGCTCCGTGATCATCGCCGGGCTCGCCATCGCGCTGCTGGCCCCCGTCTTCGGCAGGCTGCTGCGCTTCTTCCCGCCGCTGGTCACCGGCACGGTGATCCTGATCATCGGCCTGTCGCTGCTGCCGGCGGCGGGCAACTGGGCGGCAGGCGGGCAGGGTTCGAAGGACTTCGGTGAACCCAAGAACATCGCGCTCGCCGCGTTCGTCCTCGCGGTCGTCCTCGGTGTACAGCGGTTCGCGCCGGCGTTCCTGAGCCGGATCGCGGTGCTGATCGGCATGGCGGTGGGGCTGGTGGCCGCGGTGGTGTTCGGGTTCACGGACTTCAGCGGGGTCGGGGACGCCGACTGGGTCGGCATCAGCACCCCGTTCCACTTCGGTACGCCCACCTTCCACGCCTCGGCGATCGTGTCGATGCTGGTGGTCGCGCTGGTGACGATGACTGAGACGACCGGTGACCTGATCGCCGTGGGCGAGATGACCGACCGCAAGATCGAGCCGCGCTCGCTCGCCGACGGGCTGCGCGCCGACGGCCTCTCCACCGTCCTGGGCGGCATCTTCAACACCTTCCCGTACACGGCGTACGCCCAGAACGTCGGCCTCGTCGGCATGACCCGGGTCCGCAGCCGCTGGGTCGTCGCGGTCGCCGGTGGCATCCTCGTCGTCCTCGGCCTGCTGCCCAAGCTCGGCGCGGTCGTCGCGGCGATACCGGCGCCGGTGCTCGGCGGCGCGGGTCTGGTCATGTTCGGCACGGTCGCCGCGAGCGGTCTCCGCACCCTGACCCAGGTCGACTTCAAGGACAACCACAATCTCACCGTCGTCGCCGTCTCGGTGGCCGTGGGCGTGCTCCCGGTCGGGGTGCCGACGATCTACGCGCAGTTCCCGGACTGGTTCCAGACGGTGATGAACAGCGGCATCAGCGCGGGTTGCCTGACGGCGATCGTGCTGAACCTGCTCTTCAACCACCTTCCGGCAAGGGGGAGTTCGCCCGCCACCAGCACCGAGACTCCCGCCGGCGCCGTCGCGGAGGAGCCGGTCGTCTAG
- a CDS encoding FAD-dependent oxidoreductase, protein MLRVAVVGSGPSGVYTAQSLVQLEPGVLVDVLDRLPCPYGLVRYGVAPDHEKIKSLQNNLRAILEHGRVRFLGGVLVGPGGLSAARLRELYDAVVYCVGAATDRHLGIPGEELPGSWSATEFVSWYSAHPDSTADGFVLGARSAVVIGVGNVAVDVTRILARGAAELSRTDIPQAALTALAASGITDVHMVGRRGPSQARFTTKELRELGGLPDTEVTVDPAELALDPGCLDLSALPGAQRRNVEALRNWAALPPQGAPRRIHLRFFLRPVQLLAHAGRVGSVRFERTAPDGRGGVVGTGQFEEIEAQLVLRSVGYRGVPLDGLPFDAEHGTVPHRAGRVVREGRTVPGEYVAGWIKRGPTGVIGTNRPDAKETVTSLLADASTVVAKERSEDPLAVLRAEGIEPVEWGGWEAIERAEAELGASLGRGGVVKLPDWDALLAAVRGART, encoded by the coding sequence GTGCTGCGTGTCGCCGTCGTCGGCTCCGGGCCGAGCGGGGTCTACACCGCCCAGAGTCTGGTCCAGTTGGAGCCCGGGGTGCTGGTCGACGTCCTGGACCGGCTGCCGTGCCCGTACGGTCTGGTGCGCTACGGCGTGGCACCGGACCACGAGAAGATCAAGTCGCTGCAGAACAATCTGCGGGCGATCCTGGAGCACGGGCGGGTGCGGTTCCTCGGCGGGGTGCTCGTGGGACCGGGCGGGCTGTCGGCCGCCCGGCTGCGGGAGTTGTACGACGCTGTCGTGTACTGCGTGGGCGCCGCCACCGACCGTCACCTGGGGATTCCCGGTGAGGAACTGCCGGGCAGCTGGTCGGCGACCGAGTTCGTGTCCTGGTACAGCGCCCACCCGGACTCCACCGCCGACGGGTTCGTGCTCGGCGCACGCTCGGCCGTGGTCATCGGCGTGGGCAATGTCGCGGTGGACGTCACGCGGATCCTGGCGCGCGGCGCGGCCGAGCTGAGCCGCACCGACATCCCGCAGGCGGCGCTCACCGCACTTGCGGCGAGCGGGATCACGGACGTCCACATGGTCGGCCGGCGCGGCCCGTCACAGGCCCGCTTCACCACCAAGGAACTGCGCGAACTGGGCGGCCTCCCGGACACCGAAGTGACCGTGGATCCGGCTGAGTTGGCGCTCGACCCGGGCTGTCTCGACCTCTCCGCCCTGCCCGGTGCCCAGCGCCGCAACGTAGAGGCACTGCGCAACTGGGCCGCGCTCCCGCCCCAGGGCGCCCCACGCCGTATCCACCTCCGTTTCTTCCTCCGTCCCGTCCAACTCCTCGCCCACGCGGGGCGCGTGGGCTCGGTCCGCTTCGAACGCACCGCCCCGGACGGGCGGGGCGGAGTGGTCGGCACGGGTCAATTCGAGGAGATCGAGGCGCAGTTGGTGCTGCGCTCGGTGGGCTATCGCGGGGTGCCGCTGGACGGGCTGCCGTTCGACGCCGAACACGGCACCGTTCCGCACCGGGCGGGCCGTGTCGTACGCGAAGGGCGGACCGTGCCCGGCGAGTACGTGGCCGGCTGGATCAAGCGGGGCCCGACCGGCGTCATCGGCACCAACCGCCCGGACGCCAAGGAGACGGTGACGTCCCTGCTCGCGGACGCCTCCACGGTCGTAGCGAAGGAGCGCTCCGAGGATCCCCTCGCCGTGCTGCGCGCGGAGGGTATCGAGCCGGTCGAGTGGGGCGGGTGGGAGGCCATCGAGCGGGCCGAGGCGGAGTTGGGGGCCTCGCTCGGGCGGGGTGGTGTGGTCAAACTGCCGGACTGGGACGCCCTGCTGGCGGCGGTGCGTGGGGCGCGCACCTAG
- a CDS encoding DUF6214 family protein — protein MSVWPAWEVQERDGATSWFHVRLAFPDGARVDALAVVCEQTVSVEDVRAQPALSLDDLTVLADWLEGPLFEACGLEPVPAEGEEWTESGGARRARPAWPRGIEGRWQIAQEYRAAQEEGVDPVLAVMCATGHSRRRSLRLISQARDAGFLTPSHARR, from the coding sequence GTGTCCGTGTGGCCCGCGTGGGAAGTGCAGGAGCGCGACGGCGCCACCTCGTGGTTCCACGTCCGGCTCGCCTTCCCCGACGGCGCCCGGGTCGACGCGCTCGCCGTGGTGTGCGAGCAGACCGTCTCCGTCGAGGACGTACGGGCCCAACCTGCCCTGTCCCTCGACGACTTGACCGTGCTGGCCGACTGGCTTGAGGGGCCGCTCTTCGAGGCGTGTGGGCTGGAACCGGTGCCCGCGGAGGGGGAGGAGTGGACGGAGTCGGGCGGAGCGCGCCGAGCCCGGCCGGCCTGGCCGCGTGGCATCGAGGGGCGGTGGCAGATCGCCCAGGAGTATCGCGCCGCGCAGGAAGAGGGGGTTGATCCCGTCCTCGCGGTGATGTGCGCGACCGGGCACAGTCGGCGCCGGTCTCTCCGGCTCATCTCGCAGGCGCGGGACGCGGGATTCCTGACGCCTAGTCACGCTCGGCGCTGA
- a CDS encoding TetR/AcrR family transcriptional regulator, which yields MSPRSASVNEELRRRSRERLLYAAVELVGEHGYEATTLGDIADRAGSARGLVSYYFPGKRQLVQSAVHRLMHRTLEEALEREPRTDDGRERMARAIDAILGLAHDRPVLMRQHMAGLLQGEGFVQCPEQRRLSELLGQTIARYGSGNVPSDYPMLRALLMGAVYSALVPGVPMPIPVLRTELFERYGLDWELGVPPESAARAGAPDPDLSRFFATDDRSTLPPISPPTPGSSADDRPTEPSDA from the coding sequence ATGTCCCCGCGAAGCGCATCGGTCAATGAAGAGTTGCGCAGGCGTTCCCGGGAACGGCTCCTGTACGCGGCCGTGGAGCTGGTCGGCGAGCACGGCTACGAGGCCACGACCTTGGGCGACATCGCGGACCGGGCCGGTTCGGCGCGCGGTCTGGTGTCGTACTACTTCCCCGGGAAACGCCAGCTCGTGCAGTCCGCCGTGCACCGCCTGATGCACCGCACGCTGGAGGAGGCCCTGGAGCGCGAGCCCCGGACCGACGACGGGCGGGAGCGGATGGCGCGGGCCATCGACGCGATCCTCGGCCTCGCGCACGATCGGCCCGTGCTGATGCGCCAGCACATGGCCGGGCTCCTCCAGGGCGAGGGCTTCGTGCAGTGCCCGGAGCAGCGGCGCCTGTCCGAACTGCTCGGGCAGACGATCGCGCGGTACGGCTCGGGGAACGTCCCCTCCGACTACCCCATGCTGCGCGCGCTGCTCATGGGCGCGGTCTACTCGGCGCTCGTGCCCGGGGTGCCGATGCCGATCCCGGTGCTGCGCACCGAGTTGTTCGAACGGTACGGACTCGACTGGGAGTTGGGGGTCCCGCCGGAGTCCGCCGCGCGAGCCGGAGCGCCCGACCCGGACCTCTCACGGTTCTTCGCGACGGACGACAGGTCCACGCTCCCGCCCATTTCCCCGCCCACGCCCGGGAGTTCGGCCGACGACCGGCCGACCGAGCCCTCCGACGCGTAA
- a CDS encoding DUF2630 family protein, with the protein MEQDQQIFARINEMVDDERKLREAVASGAIDSATEHQRLGQLERELDQCWDLLRQRRAKVEFGENPDEARVRPESEVEGYQG; encoded by the coding sequence ATGGAGCAGGACCAGCAGATCTTCGCGCGGATCAACGAGATGGTCGACGACGAGCGCAAGCTCCGGGAGGCCGTCGCGTCCGGCGCGATCGACAGCGCCACGGAACATCAGCGCCTCGGGCAACTGGAACGCGAACTCGACCAGTGCTGGGACCTGTTGCGCCAGCGCCGCGCGAAGGTGGAGTTCGGGGAGAACCCGGACGAGGCGCGCGTACGGCCGGAGTCCGAGGTGGAGGGGTATCAGGGGTGA
- a CDS encoding Clp protease N-terminal domain-containing protein, with amino-acid sequence MSPLDISLADLIARLDEELPDTDELARVSEARLRAQTLSDLGDQLIDHYVSKAKQVGASWTEIGDAIGVSKQAAQQRHAPGPFERYTNLNRHSIVLAQEAARTHRHDSIGTEHLLLGLLGEPRGLAYEVLVAKAESEQRVRDAIEEALPPAGEKMLRGHIAFRPESKEAIGQARSAAAGLGHDWVGTEHALLGLIRVEESPAAQILRDLGFTSDELHETVTTEIANRLAARGN; translated from the coding sequence ATGAGCCCACTCGACATCAGCCTCGCCGATCTGATCGCCCGTCTCGACGAGGAGCTCCCCGACACCGACGAACTGGCCCGCGTCAGCGAAGCGCGACTGCGGGCCCAGACCCTGTCCGACCTCGGTGACCAGCTCATCGACCACTACGTCAGCAAGGCCAAGCAGGTCGGCGCGTCGTGGACCGAGATCGGCGACGCCATCGGCGTGTCCAAGCAGGCCGCCCAGCAACGCCACGCCCCCGGCCCCTTCGAGCGGTACACCAACCTGAACCGGCACAGCATCGTGCTCGCGCAGGAGGCCGCCCGAACGCACAGGCACGACTCCATCGGCACCGAACACCTCCTGCTCGGCCTGCTCGGCGAACCGCGGGGCCTGGCGTACGAGGTGCTGGTGGCGAAGGCCGAGTCGGAGCAGCGCGTCCGCGACGCGATCGAGGAAGCACTGCCGCCGGCCGGCGAGAAGATGCTGCGGGGTCACATCGCGTTCCGGCCGGAGAGCAAGGAGGCCATCGGGCAGGCCCGCAGCGCGGCGGCTGGCCTCGGCCACGACTGGGTCGGCACGGAACACGCGCTGCTCGGCCTGATCCGCGTCGAGGAGAGCCCGGCCGCGCAGATCCTGCGCGACCTCGGCTTCACCTCGGACGAACTGCACGAGACGGTCACGACCGAGATCGCCAACAGGCTTGCCGCGCGGGGCAATTAG
- a CDS encoding HAD family hydrolase, with protein sequence MNAVLFDFSGTLFRIESTESWLRAVLRETGIALPEAELVKAARALEVAGAMPGGAQPERLPEEFAEVWAIRDESSALHRAAYTGVSRQVPLPEPALHDALYDRHMTPAAWTPYPDTEDVLRTLHERGIGVGVVSNIGWDLRPVFREHGLDPYVDAYVLSYEHGIQKPDPRLFTVAVEALGVDPKDVLMVGDDRRADGGAAALGCGVHFVDHRLVTERPDGLRPVLELVGQGREQGGLRG encoded by the coding sequence ATGAATGCCGTCCTCTTCGACTTCTCCGGAACCCTCTTCCGTATCGAGTCCACCGAGTCCTGGCTGCGTGCCGTGTTGCGTGAGACCGGAATCGCCTTGCCTGAAGCGGAGTTGGTCAAGGCGGCGCGGGCGCTGGAGGTGGCGGGCGCGATGCCGGGTGGGGCGCAGCCGGAGCGACTGCCCGAGGAGTTCGCGGAGGTGTGGGCGATCCGGGACGAGAGTTCCGCGCTGCACCGGGCCGCGTACACCGGCGTCTCGCGTCAAGTCCCGCTCCCCGAACCGGCGTTGCACGACGCGCTGTACGACCGGCACATGACGCCGGCCGCGTGGACGCCGTACCCGGACACGGAGGACGTGCTGCGGACCCTGCACGAGCGCGGGATCGGCGTGGGTGTGGTCAGCAACATCGGCTGGGATCTGCGGCCGGTGTTCCGCGAGCACGGGCTCGACCCGTATGTGGACGCGTACGTCCTGTCGTACGAGCACGGCATCCAGAAGCCGGACCCACGGCTGTTCACCGTCGCCGTCGAGGCCCTCGGCGTCGACCCGAAGGACGTGCTGATGGTCGGTGACGACCGGCGGGCGGACGGCGGGGCGGCGGCTCTGGGGTGCGGGGTGCACTTCGTGGACCACCGGTTGGTGACGGAACGGCCGGACGGTCTGCGACCTGTGCTCGAACTGGTCGGACAAGGGCGAGAGCAGGGCGGACTTCGGGGCTGA
- a CDS encoding phosphatase PAP2 family protein — protein sequence MHYPPLPTLRQTGSILALCSALLLTLVAVEWRPLIDVDERIARTTHRWAVENHGLTHTFRILTDWVWDPLTLRLVCAAAIVWLVWRRSAWWTALWLAATCALGTLFQQTLKALVDRPRPVWPDPVDSAHYAAFPSGHAMTATVVCGLLLWLLHDNGTGRAVWRTAMVVAVISVAGVGLTRVWLGVHWPSDVLGGWLLGALVVAVAVGVYERWRV from the coding sequence ATGCACTACCCGCCCCTCCCGACACTCCGACAGACCGGCAGCATCCTCGCCCTGTGCTCCGCCCTGCTCCTCACCCTGGTCGCGGTGGAGTGGCGTCCACTGATCGACGTCGACGAGCGGATCGCCCGGACCACGCACCGCTGGGCGGTCGAGAACCACGGCCTGACACATACGTTCCGCATCCTGACGGACTGGGTCTGGGACCCACTGACCCTGCGCCTCGTGTGCGCGGCCGCCATTGTGTGGCTGGTGTGGCGCCGTTCTGCATGGTGGACGGCGCTATGGCTGGCGGCCACATGTGCGCTGGGCACCCTGTTCCAACAGACCCTGAAGGCACTGGTCGACCGCCCCCGCCCGGTATGGCCCGACCCCGTCGACTCGGCCCACTACGCCGCCTTCCCCTCGGGCCACGCCATGACCGCCACGGTGGTCTGCGGCCTGCTGCTGTGGCTGCTCCACGACAACGGCACCGGACGCGCTGTGTGGCGTACAGCCATGGTCGTGGCTGTGATCTCCGTTGCGGGTGTGGGACTCACCCGTGTGTGGCTGGGCGTGCACTGGCCGTCGGATGTGCTGGGCGGGTGGCTGCTGGGGGCGTTGGTGGTGGCGGTGGCCGTGGGGGTGTACGAACGGTGGCGGGTGTGA
- a CDS encoding M56 family metallopeptidase — protein MMVPAALLLLGALAAVVAPRLLARADWPDHEPVLALWVWQCVVAAVLLCCALSMTLSAAAAWQAVRGHVFANAPHAVVDAYPLVTTGPWAATTAVTLACGGAWTAAMLVREVVRARARRRLRRAELLVRAPVLPGEEPGAEPLVILEGERPDAWWMAGTAPQLVITTAALRRLKGRQLDSLLAHEQGHAQARHDWLLHCSGALANGFPQVPVFAAFRDEMHRLVELAADDMASRRFGRLTTALALVELNEDRGVFGPCPTPHAHVPHRVNRLLTPPDRLTAMRRLGWTATAALVPVVPVLVAFVPGLRALG, from the coding sequence ATGATGGTCCCCGCGGCACTGTTGCTGCTCGGCGCCTTGGCCGCCGTTGTCGCCCCACGGCTGCTCGCCCGGGCCGACTGGCCGGACCATGAGCCGGTGCTCGCGCTGTGGGTGTGGCAGTGCGTGGTGGCGGCCGTCCTCCTGTGCTGTGCCCTGTCGATGACGCTCAGCGCCGCCGCCGCGTGGCAGGCGGTGCGCGGGCACGTGTTCGCCAACGCCCCGCACGCGGTCGTGGACGCCTATCCCCTGGTGACGACCGGGCCTTGGGCTGCGACAACTGCGGTGACCCTCGCGTGCGGTGGCGCGTGGACCGCGGCGATGCTGGTCCGTGAGGTCGTACGGGCCCGGGCACGCCGTCGGCTGCGTCGGGCCGAACTCCTCGTGCGCGCACCGGTGTTGCCCGGCGAGGAGCCCGGTGCCGAGCCGTTGGTCATCCTGGAGGGGGAGCGGCCGGACGCGTGGTGGATGGCCGGCACCGCACCCCAACTGGTCATCACCACCGCCGCGTTGAGGCGCCTCAAGGGGCGGCAACTGGACTCGCTGCTCGCGCACGAACAGGGGCACGCGCAGGCCCGGCACGACTGGTTGCTGCACTGCTCGGGCGCGCTCGCGAACGGGTTTCCGCAGGTGCCGGTGTTCGCCGCGTTCCGGGACGAGATGCACCGGCTGGTCGAACTCGCCGCCGACGACATGGCCTCCCGCCGTTTCGGCCGCCTCACGACCGCCCTAGCCCTGGTCGAACTCAACGAGGACCGCGGGGTGTTCGGGCCGTGCCCCACTCCGCACGCCCATGTCCCGCACCGGGTGAACCGGCTCCTCACTCCCCCGGACCGCCTCACGGCGATGCGCCGCCTGGGCTGGACCGCGACGGCGGCGCTGGTGCCGGTGGTTCCGGTACTGGTGGCGTTCGTGCCGGGGTTGCGGGCGCTGGGCTGA
- a CDS encoding DUF5134 domain-containing protein: protein MHGGPASPGWLLVALCAATGAYCLLRMRSPVEEQRRAAGGEALMGFGMAAMAVPAAVFTPPSWAWPAYAAVFGTAALRALWSARRSPHHVHHLLGTAAMVYMALAMAASPAHHHEHGDSGVPLVTGALLLYFVGYVLLSGIRLVPVAGAASGVVVGGGSVGWGDRPELARACRLSMGIGMVAMLLTL from the coding sequence GTGCATGGTGGACCGGCTTCGCCCGGCTGGCTGCTGGTCGCGCTGTGCGCGGCGACCGGGGCCTACTGCCTGCTGCGGATGCGCAGCCCCGTCGAGGAACAGCGCCGGGCCGCGGGCGGCGAGGCGCTGATGGGCTTCGGCATGGCCGCGATGGCCGTACCGGCCGCGGTGTTCACACCACCCTCCTGGGCGTGGCCCGCCTACGCGGCGGTGTTCGGTACGGCGGCGCTGCGCGCCCTGTGGTCGGCGCGCAGGAGCCCGCACCATGTGCACCATCTGCTGGGCACCGCGGCCATGGTCTACATGGCGCTCGCGATGGCCGCGTCGCCCGCGCACCACCACGAGCACGGCGACTCCGGAGTCCCGCTCGTGACAGGCGCGTTGCTCCTCTACTTCGTGGGATATGTGCTGCTGTCGGGCATCCGGCTGGTGCCCGTCGCCGGAGCGGCCTCAGGTGTGGTGGTCGGCGGCGGGAGCGTCGGGTGGGGCGACCGGCCGGAGCTGGCGCGGGCGTGCCGGCTGTCGATGGGGATCGGCATGGTCGCGATGTTGCTGACGCTCTAG